The genomic stretch ATGCGCAGCACATCGACGCGCTGCGCGCCCAAAGCCATGCGGACTCCGATTTCTTGTGTGCGCTGCCCGACGAGGTAAGACAACACGCCATAAATCCCCACACTGGCCAACAGCAGAGCAATCCCGGCGAAACACGCGAGCAGAGTCATGGTGAAGCGCTTTTGTCCGATCGAATGAGCAACGGTCTGCTCCAGAGATTCCGGCGCATAAACAACGAGATCCCGATTCGCAGCGAGCAACTGATGACGCATCTCTTCAAACGAGGGAATATTGGGGCGCGAAGTGCGGACGTAAACGTCAGAACCCAAGCCAATGCGTTTGAGCGCGAAATCGGGAGTTTGTGCATAGGACATATACAGCTGCGCGTGCAGAGGGCTGCGCGCATCGGAATCCAGCCCCCACTGGTTCACGTGTCCCACCACGCCTACGTTCTGCAGGTAGGGAATTTTGTTCGGATCGGAAGGATCGGTATTCAGATCGATGTAATGACCGATCGGGTCTTCATTCTTGAAATATTGCTCGGCAAAGGTCTCGTCGATTACCGCTACATAGGGCGCGTGCTCGTTATCGGCTTCGGTTAAGAACCTTCCCCGCTTCAGTGGAATTTGCATCGTCTGCAGATATCCGGGTTCGACGTCATACTCCAGCGTCATCGGGAGTTCACTGCGTTTCGGCATGGGTCTGCCTACGATCCAGAAGTTATCGTCGTCGTCGCCCGCCATAGGCTGTGCGCCGAGGCTGAACGAAACTGCCTTAACACCCGGCATGGCGGCGAGTTTGTCGTGAAGTTCTCGCTGCGCTGCCCGAATGGTGTCTGGCGATCCGCCTTTGAAGGAGGGCGGGCCTGAGAACGAGAAGGTCATGACGTTGTGCGGATTGAAGCCCGGGCTCAGGCCCCAAAGCACAAAGAGTGTTCGAATCATCAGCCCTGCGCCGACCAGCAGGACGAGAGCCATCGACATTTCAAAGACGACGAATACGGATTGCGTGCGGCTGCGTGCTGCAGCTAGAGAGCGTCCACTTTCTTTGAGCGTCGCCCCGACGTTCGAACGCGTAGTCCTCAGCGCTGGAGCAAGTCCAAAAGCGATGCCCGAGACGATAGAAACGATCAGCGTGAAAAGTAAGACTCGATGGTCGAGCCCAATATCTTCAGCGCGAGGCATGGTTCGCGGCATAGCTGCTAGTGCCGCCGAAGTTCCGAATTTCGCCAGCAGCAATCCCAATCCACCGCCAATGAGTGCCAGGAGAATGCTCTCGGTAAGAAGCTGACGAACGATGCGACCCTCGCCAGCGCCGAGGGCGATACGAATTGCGAATTCCCGATTCCGGACAGTCGAACGAGCCAGCAGCAGATTGGCTACGTTCACGCAGGCAATGAGGAGCACGAACATTACGGCGACTAGCAGCACAACCAGCACAGGCCGGATGTTGTGCCCGCCGGGCGTACCGTCGGCTCCGACGATCTCGTCCTCGAAGCGCACGAGATAGGCTTGCTTCGCACCATTCACATCGGGATAAGCCGCAGCCAATTCGCGTGAGACGCGAGCCATGTCCTGTTGTGCCTGTTCGAACGTGACCCCAGGCTTCATTCGACCGATCGCGTCGAGTCCCCAGCCTGCAGCACGGTTGTCGTGAAACTGATGCTCATTCCATTCCCCAACTGGAACGTACAGTTCGTTCGGCACTTCACCACGCTGAAAGTTCTGAATATGCAGGTGGAAGCTGGAAGGCACGACGCCGATGATTGTGCGCGCAGTGCCGTTCAAATCCATGCTCTTGCCGATGATGTTAGGATCGGAGCCGTACTTCCGCTTCCATAATCCTTCAGTGATCATGGCGGTGGGAGTAGCGCCGATGTGGTCCTCGTCAACGGAGAACGTCCGTCCCAGAATGGGATTGACGCCAAGGATCTCGAAAAATCCCGCTGAGACCATCGAGCCGTGCAGCCGCTCCGGTTCACCGGCGCCAACGAGATTGAATCCGTCGGAGCGATAGGCTGCCATTGAGCTGAACGTCCGGTTCATTCGGCGCCAATCTTCAAAGTTCGGGTACGAAATGGATCCGTTCTTGAAGTTCGGCATCTGCGTGAACAGCGAGACGATCTGCTCGGAATGAGGGAACGGCAGCTTACTGAGCAACACGCCGTTTACAACCGAGAAGATGGCAGTGTTGGCGCCAATGCCTAAGGCCAGCGTGAGAATCGCGATAGCCGAAAACCCTGGCGATTTCGCCAGCATGCGAGCGCCGTAACGCAGGTCCTGTAAGAACGTTTCCATGAACACTCCAGACGGCTAAACATTGATTGAGTTAGCACCCTTTGTGCCGTGATATTGCTAGGCATTTGTTGAGCTTACGAGTTCAGCTTATTGGGGGCATGTTCGTCGTCAGCGTTAACTGTTCGGAAACGGACAGAAAAACCGCCACGGATCACACGGATTTTACGGATTAGCGGATTTGAAGTGGATTATCCAGCAGCCGCAGCTTGGCTCTGGTTGGGCTTTCTTTCATTATCGAACAACAGCCGTTTGATCTGAGCCGTTGGACCAAAATTCAGCAGCAGGCCCACTTCGACGTTCGTCGCCCGCAGGTAGTTGAGCAACTGACGTTCGTGTGCTTTCTCTAGCGCCGCAACTGCCTTCAGCTCGACAATCACCAGCGATTCGACGACCAGATCGGCGCGGAAATCACCCAAGTCAACTCCCATGTACACCACACGGATGGATTTCTGTTCCTCGAATTTCAACCCGTTCCTCGCTAAATGCAAAGTAAAAGCCTTCTGATAAATGCTCTCCAGAAAACCATGCCCAAGATCGTTATAAACGGAGTAGAAGATTCCAATCAGTTTCTCAGTCAGTGCTTCGTGCTTCATTCTGTTCTCTCCGTGTGATCCGTAAAATCCGTGAAATCCGTGGCGGTTCTATTCGATTCCAAAACTCTTCCATTTCTTATCAACGAGCGCCTTCACGACAGGATCCATCTGAATTTCATCCGGCCAGGGGCGGGAGAAGCCTTCCGTGGACCATTTTCGCGTCGCATCGATGCCCATTTTGGAACCATAGTTCGGCAATCGGGAGGAGTGATCAAGAGAGTCGATAGGGCCCAGTGTGAACTGGATGTCGCGTTCGGGATCGATGTTGTTGAAGACCTTGAGCGTGACTTCACCGATGTCGTGCACGTCCACATCTTCATCGACCACGACGATGCACTTCGTAAACATCGCCTGGCCGAGAGACCACACGGCGTTCATGACTTTGCGCGCTTGGCCGGGATATGACTTGCGGATGGAGACGATCATCAGGTTGTGAAAGACGCCTTCGACCGGGAGATTTACATCGACGATCTCGGGAATCGTCAGTTTCATCAAGGGAAGGAAGATTCGTTCGACGGCTTTGCCCATC from Terriglobales bacterium encodes the following:
- a CDS encoding GxxExxY protein; its protein translation is MKHEALTEKLIGIFYSVYNDLGHGFLESIYQKAFTLHLARNGLKFEEQKSIRVVYMGVDLGDFRADLVVESLVIVELKAVAALEKAHERQLLNYLRATNVEVGLLLNFGPTAQIKRLLFDNERKPNQSQAAAAG
- a CDS encoding ABC transporter permease gives rise to the protein METFLQDLRYGARMLAKSPGFSAIAILTLALGIGANTAIFSVVNGVLLSKLPFPHSEQIVSLFTQMPNFKNGSISYPNFEDWRRMNRTFSSMAAYRSDGFNLVGAGEPERLHGSMVSAGFFEILGVNPILGRTFSVDEDHIGATPTAMITEGLWKRKYGSDPNIIGKSMDLNGTARTIIGVVPSSFHLHIQNFQRGEVPNELYVPVGEWNEHQFHDNRAAGWGLDAIGRMKPGVTFEQAQQDMARVSRELAAAYPDVNGAKQAYLVRFEDEIVGADGTPGGHNIRPVLVVLLVAVMFVLLIACVNVANLLLARSTVRNREFAIRIALGAGEGRIVRQLLTESILLALIGGGLGLLLAKFGTSAALAAMPRTMPRAEDIGLDHRVLLFTLIVSIVSGIAFGLAPALRTTRSNVGATLKESGRSLAAARSRTQSVFVVFEMSMALVLLVGAGLMIRTLFVLWGLSPGFNPHNVMTFSFSGPPSFKGGSPDTIRAAQRELHDKLAAMPGVKAVSFSLGAQPMAGDDDDNFWIVGRPMPKRSELPMTLEYDVEPGYLQTMQIPLKRGRFLTEADNEHAPYVAVIDETFAEQYFKNEDPIGHYIDLNTDPSDPNKIPYLQNVGVVGHVNQWGLDSDARSPLHAQLYMSYAQTPDFALKRIGLGSDVYVRTSRPNIPSFEEMRHQLLAANRDLVVYAPESLEQTVAHSIGQKRFTMTLLACFAGIALLLASVGIYGVLSYLVGQRTQEIGVRMALGAQRVDVLRMILGDGARMALIGIGIGLVAALALTRFMESMLFGVKPTDPITFLGVSVLLRGIALLACYVPARRAMKVDPIEALRYE